The proteins below come from a single Brachyspira hampsonii genomic window:
- a CDS encoding ankyrin repeat domain-containing protein gives MKNIISIISIFVLIVLIISCSSNTKQTENTQTNQTQTNEQVYINPTTTNTNEYVQVTKMYPMYSQTFFSAVRYNNIEGVKSYLAKGANPNSQDEYGFTALMYAALMGYDDIAKLLIEEGTDVNIKDNAGATALMYAARNTNYEMAEFLLKNGADVNIRDTSGETALYYSIKHDSFGQENAIKILNLLIKYGADVNTKDNDGASLLDVSYRISFDKNKEMFKILVENGFDLESRIKTGISDYDYDYTPLMIAALRNDYDMVKYLLDKGANPNTANNENKTALTIANDYGKFDISKLLIQQGANINTQDEHGLTALMNAAMIGDYEMVKFLLENGANINTKDNDGNTVLYYNIRYDHYEKEEKLENAKKIFNLLIKYGADVNTKNNYGASLLDTAYTTELALNREMFKVLVENGFDLESRIKGGEYYSPADYDYTPLMIAALRNDYDMVKFLVEKGADVNAKTHSEHSSVETPLLLSLDNEHPDYRYYYYKNENSSAAEFLINNGADINVTNEDGETPLMYASKVHNIKVVELLIQKGADINAFNDYGNTALIYGVNNLETVKLLVENGADINFYKGGSTALISACEYSHERNIDVIKYLVSKNADINAQDNEGNTALNKTLDTSGEGSIDILDFEIANFLIEQGADVNIKNKREYTPLIYLGMGEGNFNNKSFQKYRIKLAEVLLEKGADINAQDYNGYTSLMWACTRKSNESFVKFLVEKGADVNIEDDDGDTALDMAEYFKLRKIAGILKKAQRNRN, from the coding sequence ATGAAAAATATTATTTCCATTATTTCTATTTTTGTTTTAATAGTTTTGATAATTTCCTGCAGCAGCAATACTAAACAAACAGAAAATACTCAAACTAATCAAACTCAAACAAATGAACAAGTATATATTAATCCAACAACTACAAATACTAATGAATATGTTCAAGTTACAAAAATGTATCCTATGTATTCTCAGACTTTCTTTTCAGCTGTAAGATATAATAACATAGAAGGAGTTAAATCATATTTAGCTAAAGGAGCAAATCCAAATTCTCAAGATGAATACGGTTTTACAGCATTAATGTACGCTGCTTTAATGGGATATGATGATATAGCAAAATTACTTATAGAAGAAGGTACTGATGTCAATATTAAAGATAATGCAGGTGCTACAGCATTAATGTATGCTGCTAGAAATACAAATTATGAAATGGCTGAATTTTTATTAAAAAATGGTGCCGATGTAAACATTAGAGATACATCAGGAGAAACTGCATTATATTATAGTATTAAGCATGATAGTTTCGGGCAAGAAAATGCTATAAAAATACTTAATTTATTAATAAAATACGGTGCTGATGTAAATACTAAAGACAATGATGGAGCATCTCTCCTTGATGTATCCTATAGAATTTCTTTTGATAAAAATAAAGAAATGTTTAAAATATTAGTTGAAAATGGTTTTGATTTAGAGTCAAGAATAAAGACGGGTATATCTGATTATGATTATGATTATACTCCTTTAATGATAGCAGCTTTAAGAAATGATTATGATATGGTTAAATATTTGCTTGATAAAGGTGCCAATCCTAATACAGCAAATAATGAAAACAAAACAGCTTTAACGATTGCTAATGATTATGGAAAATTTGATATTTCAAAATTACTTATACAACAAGGTGCAAATATAAACACACAAGATGAACACGGTCTTACAGCATTAATGAACGCTGCTATGATAGGAGACTATGAAATGGTTAAATTTTTACTAGAAAATGGTGCCAATATAAATACTAAAGATAATGATGGAAACACTGTATTATATTACAATATTCGCTATGATCATTACGAAAAAGAAGAAAAACTAGAAAATGCTAAAAAAATATTTAATTTATTAATAAAATATGGTGCTGATGTAAATACTAAAAACAATTATGGAGCATCACTTCTTGATACAGCTTATACAACAGAATTGGCACTAAATAGAGAAATGTTTAAAGTATTAGTAGAAAATGGTTTTGACTTAGAATCAAGAATAAAGGGTGGGGAGTATTATTCTCCTGCTGATTATGATTATACTCCTTTAATGATAGCAGCTTTAAGAAATGACTATGATATGGTTAAATTTTTAGTTGAAAAAGGTGCCGATGTAAATGCTAAAACACATTCTGAACATAGCTCAGTAGAAACTCCCCTATTACTCTCATTAGATAATGAACATCCTGACTATAGATATTATTATTATAAAAATGAAAATTCATCTGCTGCAGAATTTTTAATAAATAATGGTGCAGATATAAATGTAACAAATGAGGATGGAGAGACACCTTTAATGTATGCTTCCAAAGTTCATAATATAAAAGTGGTAGAACTTCTAATACAAAAAGGTGCAGATATAAATGCTTTCAATGATTATGGAAATACAGCCTTAATATATGGTGTAAATAATTTAGAAACAGTAAAATTATTAGTGGAAAATGGTGCTGATATAAACTTTTATAAAGGAGGAAGTACTGCTTTAATATCAGCATGTGAGTATAGTCATGAAAGAAATATAGATGTAATAAAATATTTAGTTTCAAAAAATGCCGATATAAATGCCCAAGATAATGAAGGAAACACAGCTTTAAATAAAACTCTTGATACTTCAGGTGAAGGCAGTATTGATATACTAGACTTTGAAATAGCTAATTTTTTAATAGAGCAAGGTGCTGATGTAAACATAAAGAATAAACGAGAATATACTCCTTTGATATATCTTGGTATGGGTGAAGGTAATTTTAATAATAAAAGTTTTCAGAAATATCGTATAAAATTAGCTGAAGTTTTATTAGAAAAAGGTGCAGATATTAATGCTCAAGATTATAATGGATACACTTCTTTAATGTGGGCTTGTACAAGAAAATCTAATGAATCATTTGTTAAATTTCTAGTAGAAAAAGGAGCCGATGTAAATATAGAAGATGACGATGGAGATACTGCTTTAGATATGGCAGAGTATTTTAAACTTAGAAAAATTGCAGGTATTCTAAAAAAAGCTCAAAGAAATAGAAATTAA
- a CDS encoding xylulokinase, with amino-acid sequence MYTLGIDLSTQSITLSIINCENYKNELNISIAFNSMEEMKYSKMNKNTLLIDSNIKGKSEQDINIFLAALDKSLLQLKEKFNTKDIKAIQISAQQHGHVYLSEKYKSNIEKLKDKSSINNSLAEILKDSYSYDYAPIWRTSCTQKEAEELRNAVGGKDNMIKITASNSPLRFTGAIIKYNFDNNPELSKNTYKIFLLNTFIASILTAKDNIPVDFGNASGMSLMDYTKREWNNTLLNTVSNDLKEKLGNINDPSSFAGYISEYFITKYGFDSECIVGIGSGDNPQTKVLYKGDILSLGSSFVYMLNIDENSRDYSGVSNAMYDGTGNPFMIFCRTNGAILWDEIMKLYTRDYKEITESLEKNIDNMPIVLWQKENESVPISMAFPIKRFHETPSFDNDYKGIVLSSLGLVALYSEKFTSKDKMDLAVTGGPTKDKEILKIIANIWKCPIRTLPSGGASLGAALSAILLLGKKISLDDIRNSLIDNTVIEPDDNLANKYHDYMILLKEKFNEINKGTL; translated from the coding sequence ATGTATACATTAGGAATAGATTTAAGCACACAGAGTATAACTTTAAGTATTATAAATTGTGAGAACTATAAAAATGAATTAAATATTTCAATAGCATTTAATTCAATGGAAGAAATGAAATATTCAAAAATGAATAAAAATACATTGCTGATAGATTCAAATATCAAAGGAAAATCGGAACAAGATATAAATATATTTTTAGCGGCATTGGATAAATCACTATTACAGCTAAAAGAAAAATTTAATACAAAAGACATAAAAGCAATACAAATATCAGCTCAGCAGCATGGACATGTTTATCTTTCAGAAAAATATAAATCAAATATAGAAAAATTAAAAGACAAATCATCAATAAATAATAGTTTAGCTGAAATATTAAAAGATTCATATTCTTATGATTATGCTCCTATATGGAGAACTTCATGTACTCAGAAAGAGGCTGAAGAATTGAGAAATGCAGTAGGCGGAAAAGACAATATGATAAAAATAACCGCTTCAAATTCTCCGCTCAGATTTACAGGGGCAATAATAAAATACAATTTTGACAACAATCCTGAATTATCAAAAAATACATATAAAATATTTTTATTAAATACATTTATAGCATCAATACTAACAGCAAAAGATAATATACCTGTAGATTTTGGAAATGCTTCAGGAATGAGTTTAATGGATTATACAAAAAGAGAATGGAATAATACTTTATTAAATACTGTATCAAATGATTTAAAAGAAAAATTAGGAAATATAAATGATCCTTCTAGTTTTGCAGGATATATAAGCGAATATTTTATAACAAAATACGGATTTGATAGTGAATGCATAGTTGGTATAGGAAGCGGAGATAATCCTCAAACAAAGGTTTTGTATAAAGGCGATATATTATCATTAGGAAGCAGTTTTGTTTATATGCTAAATATTGATGAAAACAGCAGAGATTATTCCGGAGTATCAAATGCTATGTATGACGGAACAGGAAATCCTTTTATGATATTCTGCCGAACTAATGGTGCTATATTATGGGACGAAATAATGAAATTATATACAAGAGATTATAAAGAAATTACAGAATCTTTAGAAAAAAATATTGATAACATGCCTATAGTACTATGGCAGAAGGAAAATGAATCAGTGCCTATAAGTATGGCATTCCCTATAAAAAGATTCCATGAAACTCCTTCTTTTGATAATGATTATAAAGGCATAGTATTAAGTTCTTTGGGTTTAGTAGCTTTATACTCTGAAAAATTTACTTCCAAAGATAAAATGGATCTTGCTGTTACAGGAGGACCTACAAAAGATAAAGAGATATTAAAAATAATAGCAAATATCTGGAAATGCCCTATAAGAACACTTCCTTCAGGCGGTGCTTCACTTGGTGCTGCTTTATCTGCTATATTATTATTAGGAAAAAAAATTTCATTAGATGATATAAGAAATTCTTTAATTGATAATACAGTAATAGAACCTGATGATAATCTTGCAAATAAATATCATGACTATATGATACTTTTAAAAGAAAAATTTAATGAAATAAATAAAGGTACATTATAA
- a CDS encoding ROK family protein gives MKYQVLAKEKTLRNILKECIKKDRFTSIDIVESLKLTKPTVNESLDILFKNDFITKENFTEGMVGRKAQIWKTTLHKKKSLAIDIDFNLVKIAIVDMAGNYYNYQEYKKTINNNNFFNVILFIINDYRKKYKESEEIKRLGISIPGNISFDRKNILYATNLGLENINIRYLENELNLDIILENEANSAVLGEFFLSKEADKNNYMLISISNFGVGGGQIVDGKLLKGAHRLAGEIGHFTIIMDGEPCTCGNRGCFERYASYEGLKNIMKKQKIDFDDINQLFESYDKKSEKVIKEYCKFLGRGIRSLLSIYDSNKIILSGKMTDYWDRIYPYIQKEIFENNNFYSKFNVLLLKSKLGDKASLVGVGLINFFDFIYDSDFFS, from the coding sequence ATGAAATATCAAGTATTAGCAAAAGAAAAAACTTTAAGAAATATTTTAAAAGAATGCATTAAAAAAGATAGATTTACAAGTATTGATATAGTTGAAAGTTTGAAACTTACAAAACCTACTGTAAATGAATCTTTGGATATATTATTTAAAAATGATTTTATAACAAAAGAAAATTTTACAGAAGGTATGGTTGGCAGAAAAGCACAGATTTGGAAAACAACTCTTCATAAAAAAAAATCTTTGGCAATAGATATAGATTTTAATTTAGTAAAGATAGCTATTGTTGATATGGCTGGAAATTATTATAATTATCAAGAGTATAAAAAGACTATTAATAATAATAATTTTTTTAATGTTATATTGTTTATCATAAATGATTATAGAAAAAAATATAAAGAATCTGAAGAAATAAAAAGATTGGGAATATCAATACCTGGAAATATTAGTTTTGATAGGAAAAATATATTATATGCTACCAACTTGGGGCTTGAAAATATTAATATAAGGTATTTGGAAAACGAATTAAATTTGGATATTATTTTGGAGAATGAGGCGAACAGTGCGGTATTGGGAGAATTTTTTCTGTCAAAAGAAGCTGATAAAAATAATTATATGCTTATATCCATATCCAATTTCGGAGTAGGAGGAGGTCAAATAGTTGATGGTAAATTATTAAAAGGTGCCCATAGATTAGCTGGAGAAATAGGGCATTTTACTATTATTATGGATGGTGAACCTTGCACTTGCGGAAATAGGGGATGCTTTGAAAGATATGCATCTTATGAGGGATTAAAAAATATTATGAAAAAACAAAAAATCGATTTTGATGATATTAATCAGCTTTTTGAAAGTTATGATAAAAAGAGTGAAAAAGTGATAAAAGAATACTGCAAATTTTTAGGCAGAGGAATAAGAAGTTTGCTTTCTATATATGATTCTAATAAAATTATTTTAAGCGGAAAAATGACTGATTATTGGGATAGAATTTACCCTTATATACAAAAAGAAATATTTGAAAATAATAATTTTTATTCAAAATTCAATGTTCTTCTATTAAAATCTAAATTAGGCGATAAAGCTTCTCTAGTAGGTGTAGGTCTTATCAATTTTTTTGATTTTATATATGACAGTGATTTTTTTAGTTAA